Proteins encoded by one window of Hafnia alvei:
- the hda gene encoding DnaA inactivator Hda — MLLNTPAQLSLPLYLPDDETFASFYPGENSSLLAALQGALQQEHGTYIYFWSREGGGRSHLLHAACAELSQRGEAVGYVPLDKRAYFVPEVLDGMEQLSLVCIDNIECIAGEAEWEMAIFNLYNRILETGRTRLLITGDRPPRQLNLHLPDLASRLDWGQIYKLQPLGDEDKLLALQLRSKLRGFELPEDVGRFLLKRLDREMRTLFMTLDQLDHASITAQRKLTIPFVKEILSL; from the coding sequence GTGCTTCTGAACACGCCGGCACAGCTTTCACTGCCACTTTATTTGCCTGATGACGAGACTTTTGCGAGTTTCTATCCGGGAGAGAATTCTTCTCTGTTAGCCGCATTGCAGGGCGCTTTGCAGCAGGAGCATGGTACCTATATCTATTTTTGGTCGCGTGAGGGCGGAGGGCGTAGCCATCTGTTGCATGCGGCCTGTGCAGAGCTTTCTCAGCGCGGTGAAGCCGTGGGCTATGTGCCTTTGGATAAACGTGCCTACTTTGTGCCCGAAGTGTTAGATGGCATGGAGCAGCTCTCCTTGGTTTGCATTGATAATATTGAATGCATCGCCGGAGAAGCTGAGTGGGAAATGGCGATTTTCAATCTCTATAATCGCATTCTTGAAACCGGTCGTACCCGATTGCTGATCACCGGCGATCGCCCACCTCGTCAGCTTAATCTTCATTTGCCCGATCTGGCTTCGCGCCTAGACTGGGGACAAATCTATAAACTCCAGCCGCTCGGCGATGAAGATAAACTCTTGGCTTTACAGCTGCGTTCAAAACTACGCGGCTTTGAACTACCTGAGGACGTTGGCCGATTCTTATTAAAGCGGTTAGATCGTGAAATGCGAACGCTCTTTATGACGCTGGATCAGCTGGATCATGCATCGATAACGGCGCAGCGCAAGCTGACTATTCCATTTGTGAAAGAGATTTTATCGCTGTAA
- a CDS encoding GNAT family N-acetyltransferase has protein sequence MLIAKINDNSPYISQIAALLHWEWSSLPRWSTQEGIQQRFITRNQPDSEEFTLVAYVEDGQLLGTASVIVHELDDRPERKFWLGEVFTPPEHRGKGVGSALTKACVAHAQEKGIKQLYLYTPDKQSLYQKLGWQEIEKREVSGEWVSVMSLNLD, from the coding sequence ATGTTGATTGCAAAAATTAACGATAACTCACCCTATATCTCGCAAATAGCCGCATTGCTGCATTGGGAATGGTCAAGCCTACCGCGTTGGAGCACGCAGGAAGGTATCCAGCAGCGCTTTATCACGCGTAATCAGCCAGACAGTGAAGAGTTTACTCTGGTGGCTTACGTTGAGGATGGCCAACTGCTGGGCACCGCGAGCGTGATTGTTCATGAATTGGACGATCGTCCTGAGCGCAAATTCTGGCTAGGTGAAGTGTTTACGCCTCCGGAACACCGTGGCAAAGGCGTTGGCTCTGCACTCACCAAAGCCTGTGTAGCCCACGCCCAAGAGAAAGGCATCAAACAGCTATATCTTTACACCCCCGATAAGCAAAGCCTGTATCAGAAATTGGGCTGGCAAGAAATTGAGAAACGCGAAGTCTCAGGCGAATGGGTTTCTGTGATGAGCCTCAATCTCGACTAG
- a CDS encoding AI-2E family transporter encodes MLDMLMQWYRRRFTDPQAIALLTILLVGFCIIYFFNGILAPLLVAIVLAYLLEWPTHKLQLIGFSRVWAVVAVLIVFGGITLLSVFVIAPAVWQQGFNLLADMPKMVTRFYEFAATLPRRYPALMDAGIIDMVVENTRAKLAVMGESVVKLSLASLVGLLTLAIYLILVPLMVFFLLKDKEQMLNAVRRVLPRDRGLAGQVWIEMNQQITNYIRGKVLEMVVVGVATYLVFLVVDLHYALLLAVLVGFSVLIPYIGAVLVTIPVVIVALFQWGLGADFWTLFVAYLVVQGLDGNLLVPLLFSEAVNLHPLVIILSVIIFGGLWGFWGVFFAIPLATLVKAVIHAWPDEFISEAD; translated from the coding sequence ATGCTTGATATGTTAATGCAGTGGTATCGACGACGCTTTACCGATCCACAGGCAATAGCATTACTGACTATCCTGCTCGTCGGCTTTTGTATCATTTATTTTTTTAATGGGATCTTAGCCCCGTTGCTGGTGGCGATTGTTCTCGCCTATTTGTTGGAATGGCCAACGCATAAACTTCAGCTGATTGGTTTTTCACGCGTATGGGCCGTGGTTGCCGTGCTGATTGTATTTGGCGGTATTACTCTACTGTCCGTTTTCGTCATTGCACCCGCGGTTTGGCAGCAGGGATTCAACCTGTTGGCCGATATGCCGAAAATGGTGACCCGTTTTTATGAATTCGCGGCAACGCTGCCAAGACGCTATCCGGCGCTGATGGATGCGGGCATTATTGATATGGTGGTAGAGAATACCCGCGCCAAGTTGGCGGTGATGGGAGAGTCGGTGGTGAAATTATCACTGGCATCGTTGGTGGGGCTGCTTACGCTGGCGATTTATCTTATTCTCGTGCCGCTGATGGTATTTTTCCTGCTCAAAGACAAAGAGCAAATGCTGAATGCTGTTCGGCGGGTGCTTCCGCGCGATCGCGGATTGGCCGGACAGGTTTGGATCGAGATGAATCAGCAAATCACGAACTATATTCGCGGCAAAGTGCTCGAAATGGTAGTGGTGGGCGTGGCGACCTATCTGGTCTTTCTGGTCGTGGATTTGCACTATGCCTTGCTGTTGGCCGTGCTGGTTGGGTTCTCGGTACTGATTCCGTATATCGGCGCGGTGTTGGTGACGATCCCGGTGGTTATTGTGGCGCTGTTCCAATGGGGGCTGGGCGCTGATTTCTGGACGTTGTTTGTCGCTTATCTGGTTGTTCAAGGGTTAGATGGCAATCTGCTTGTTCCGCTGTTGTTCTCTGAAGCGGTGAACCTGCATCCATTAGTGATCATTCTTTCGGTGATTATCTTTGGTGGGTTATGGGGATTCTGGGGCGTTTTCTTTGCGATCCCACTGGCGACGCTGGTAAAAGCGGTGATCCACGCTTGGCCTGACGAGTTTATTTCTGAAGCGGATTAG
- a CDS encoding glycine cleavage system transcriptional repressor: protein MLLPQPNQHYLVITALGADRPGIVNNITRHVSSCGCNIEDSRLAMLGEEFTFIMLLSGSWNAITLIESTLPLKGVEMDLLIVMKRTTWHERPTMPATVWVQVEVKDSPHIIERFTDLFDSHHMNIAELVSKTQLSQDSAAPKLYIQITAHSPASQDAESIEQAFEKLCTELSAQGSINVVNYSLHEDKDGEQ from the coding sequence ATGCTCTTGCCACAGCCCAATCAACACTATTTAGTCATTACAGCCTTAGGCGCAGATCGCCCCGGTATCGTCAATAACATCACCCGCCATGTAAGCAGCTGCGGGTGCAATATTGAAGATAGTCGTTTGGCAATGTTGGGCGAAGAGTTCACTTTTATCATGCTGCTATCCGGTAGCTGGAATGCCATTACCCTTATTGAATCCACTTTACCGCTTAAGGGCGTGGAGATGGATTTGCTGATCGTGATGAAACGCACAACGTGGCATGAACGCCCAACCATGCCAGCCACCGTGTGGGTGCAGGTTGAAGTCAAAGATTCCCCGCACATCATCGAACGCTTCACTGACTTATTTGATTCGCACCACATGAATATTGCCGAACTGGTTTCTAAAACCCAACTGAGCCAGGACTCGGCGGCGCCAAAATTGTATATTCAAATCACCGCACACAGCCCTGCCAGTCAGGATGCAGAAAGTATTGAGCAAGCTTTTGAGAAGCTCTGTACAGAACTCAGCGCGCAAGGCAGTATAAACGTCGTGAACTATTCCCTGCATGAAGATAAAGACGGAGAGCAGTAA
- the nudK gene encoding GDP-mannose pyrophosphatase NudK — translation MSPASVRELYCVKIEMISNKVLSDHWAVLRQYTYDLTRHNGGTVRQMREVYDRGNGATLLLYSVEKKTVVLIRQFRIPTYLNGNRDGLLIETIAGLLDNDAPEDCVRREAMEETGFEVGQVTKVFEAYMSPGGVTEIIHFFVAPYTNSQKVAAGGGIEDEDIEILELPFQQALEMIKSGEIKDGKTIMLLQYAQIQGWMN, via the coding sequence ATGAGCCCTGCATCTGTAAGGGAGTTGTACTGCGTGAAAATTGAAATGATCAGCAACAAGGTGTTATCCGATCATTGGGCAGTCCTGCGTCAATATACCTATGATTTAACGCGACATAATGGTGGCACGGTGCGCCAAATGCGCGAGGTCTATGACCGTGGAAATGGCGCTACGCTGTTGCTGTACAGCGTGGAGAAAAAAACGGTTGTGCTCATTCGTCAGTTCCGTATTCCAACCTATCTTAACGGTAACCGCGACGGTCTGTTGATCGAAACCATTGCGGGCCTGCTGGATAACGATGCGCCAGAAGATTGCGTGCGTCGAGAAGCGATGGAAGAAACCGGTTTTGAAGTTGGCCAAGTGACTAAAGTCTTTGAGGCCTATATGTCACCCGGCGGCGTAACCGAAATTATTCATTTCTTTGTGGCCCCGTACACTAACAGCCAAAAAGTGGCGGCCGGTGGCGGAATTGAAGATGAAGATATTGAAATCTTAGAGCTGCCTTTCCAGCAGGCTCTTGAAATGATTAAGAGCGGCGAGATTAAAGATGGCAAAACCATCATGCTGTTGCAGTACGCCCAAATTCAGGGCTGGATGAATTAA
- the arsC gene encoding arsenate reductase (glutaredoxin) (This arsenate reductase requires both glutathione and glutaredoxin to convert arsenate to arsenite, after which the efflux transporter formed by ArsA and ArsB can extrude the arsenite from the cell, providing resistance.) produces the protein MPQHVTIYHNPRCSKSRETLALIKEQGIEPTIIQYLETPPDAATLKTLLKELGFTSARQLMRHKEDLYKELNLADESLTEDQLIDAMINNPKLIERPIVVKGKKARIGRPPEQVLEIL, from the coding sequence ATGCCACAACACGTCACGATTTATCACAATCCTCGCTGCTCAAAGAGCCGTGAAACACTCGCGCTGATTAAAGAACAAGGTATTGAGCCAACTATCATCCAGTATCTGGAAACGCCGCCCGATGCTGCAACGCTGAAAACGCTGCTGAAAGAACTCGGGTTCACTTCCGCTCGCCAACTGATGCGCCACAAAGAAGATCTGTACAAAGAACTTAATCTTGCTGATGAATCGTTAACTGAAGATCAGCTAATCGATGCCATGATCAATAATCCGAAATTGATCGAGCGCCCAATCGTGGTTAAAGGCAAAAAAGCCCGGATTGGTCGTCCACCAGAGCAGGTCTTAGAGATTCTTTAA
- the dapA gene encoding 4-hydroxy-tetrahydrodipicolinate synthase yields MFTGSIVALVTPMDDKGQVDRASLKKLIDYHVASGTSAIVSVGTTGESATLNHDEHVDVVLQTLDLADGRIPVIAGAGANATTEAIALTERFNNTGVVGCLTVTPYYNKPMQEGLFQHFKAIAEHTDLPQILYNVPSRTGCDMLPETIARLAEIKNIVAVKEATGNLSRVSQIQELVNDDSFILLSGDDATALDFMQLGGQGVISVTANVAAREMAELCKLAAEGDFAKARKLNQRLMALHQQLFVEANPIPVKWACKVLGLIATDTMRLPMTPISDKARPVVEQALKHVGLL; encoded by the coding sequence ATGTTCACGGGAAGTATTGTTGCGCTGGTTACGCCGATGGATGACAAAGGTCAGGTCGATCGCGCTAGCTTGAAGAAATTGATTGATTATCATGTGGCCAGCGGGACGTCTGCGATTGTATCCGTAGGAACCACCGGCGAATCTGCCACGCTAAATCACGACGAGCACGTCGATGTGGTGCTACAGACGCTGGATCTTGCTGATGGCAGAATCCCTGTGATTGCTGGCGCCGGAGCAAATGCTACCACGGAAGCGATTGCTTTGACCGAGCGCTTCAATAATACGGGCGTCGTTGGTTGTCTGACGGTCACGCCGTATTACAATAAGCCAATGCAGGAAGGTTTGTTCCAGCACTTTAAAGCTATCGCTGAACATACTGATTTACCACAGATTTTGTATAACGTACCTTCGCGTACGGGATGCGATATGCTGCCAGAAACGATTGCTCGTTTGGCAGAGATTAAAAATATTGTTGCTGTAAAAGAAGCGACCGGGAACTTAAGTCGTGTTAGTCAGATCCAAGAACTGGTCAACGACGATAGCTTTATTTTGCTAAGCGGCGATGACGCAACGGCTCTGGACTTTATGCAACTGGGTGGTCAGGGCGTTATTTCTGTCACAGCAAACGTCGCTGCGCGTGAAATGGCTGAACTCTGTAAGCTTGCTGCTGAAGGCGATTTCGCTAAAGCGCGTAAGCTGAATCAGCGTTTAATGGCGCTGCATCAACAGTTATTTGTAGAAGCAAACCCGATACCGGTGAAATGGGCCTGTAAGGTATTGGGACTCATAGCAACCGACACGATGCGTTTACCAATGACGCCAATTAGCGATAAGGCTCGCCCTGTCGTAGAACAAGCGCTTAAACACGTCGGCTTGCTGTAA
- a CDS encoding ChaN family lipoprotein, whose translation MKKIGLLAAAFLLSACGIGQHAQTISAVPQDNIVDLHTGQKLTPQQLLAKLSTQPRVIVGEKHDNLQHHQIEQWLVEQLPRQRTQGSVLMEMITPNQQEKVNAVKDRFKRGETLTGQQITEQTAWQKGWKWDLYSGVATEALQGPYPLLSANLDRSEIKKFYEHPLPVTGALSTQPSVQAAITKTIEESHGGKLEPKQAEAMLAIQQQRDRRMAESLLAAPTPALLIVGGYHANRALGVPLHIEDIAPMTELTVVMLAEEGVKVDKSNADFVWYTEKAKP comes from the coding sequence ATGAAAAAGATTGGACTACTGGCGGCGGCTTTCCTGCTGAGCGCCTGCGGAATTGGCCAGCACGCCCAGACTATCAGCGCAGTACCGCAAGACAATATCGTCGATCTGCATACCGGACAAAAACTTACCCCACAGCAGCTGCTTGCTAAGCTGAGCACCCAGCCTCGCGTCATCGTTGGCGAAAAGCACGATAATTTACAGCATCATCAAATTGAGCAGTGGTTGGTTGAGCAACTTCCGCGCCAGCGCACGCAGGGCAGCGTATTAATGGAAATGATAACGCCGAACCAACAAGAAAAAGTGAACGCGGTGAAAGATCGGTTCAAGCGTGGGGAAACGTTGACCGGTCAGCAGATTACAGAACAAACAGCTTGGCAGAAAGGGTGGAAATGGGATCTCTACTCCGGCGTTGCCACCGAGGCCCTGCAAGGGCCATACCCGTTGCTGTCAGCCAATCTTGATCGCAGCGAAATCAAAAAATTCTACGAGCATCCACTTCCGGTTACCGGTGCGCTAAGCACTCAGCCGTCGGTGCAAGCAGCCATCACGAAAACGATCGAAGAGTCACACGGTGGTAAATTAGAGCCTAAACAGGCCGAAGCGATGTTGGCTATTCAGCAGCAGCGCGATCGCCGTATGGCAGAAAGCTTGCTTGCCGCACCAACGCCAGCGCTGCTCATCGTCGGTGGCTATCACGCCAATCGTGCGCTAGGAGTTCCCCTTCACATTGAAGATATTGCGCCGATGACGGAGTTAACGGTTGTGATGCTAGCGGAAGAGGGCGTTAAGGTAGACAAAAGTAATGCGGACTTCGTGTGGTATACGGAGAAAGCTAAGCCATAG
- a CDS encoding tetratricopeptide repeat protein: MTSRFKTSVIATIVAGLLLTGSMPSQADPNDDQLPDIGTTAGNTLSINQELAMGDFYVRQLRASTPLINDPLLIEYINGLGMRLVSHAHSVRTPFHFYLVRNDEINAFAFFGGNVVLHSALFRYTDNESQLASVMAHEISHVTQRHLARAMEEQQRTQPLTWVGALGSILLAMASPQAGMAALSGTLAGSQQNMISFTQQNEQEADRIGLQVLQRSGFDPQAMPSFLQKLSDQSRYSSKPPEILLTHPLPDSRLSDTRNRANQMPPHPVQSSQDYLLAKVRALGMYSGGQDGNTFLTEDILKAMENGNVREQTAARYGRAILFSQANKYDDARKMLQPLLESQPDNIWFIDLMTDIDLEQKKAPSAIARLESALAKNRNEPVLQINLANAYVEGNQPAKASRILYRYTFDHPNDPNGWDILAQASAAQGIRDEELSARAESLALVGQLDQAIGLLSNASALMPVGSLKQARYDARIDQLRQLQQSFKQYQRGGR; the protein is encoded by the coding sequence ATGACTTCTCGGTTTAAAACATCGGTTATCGCGACGATAGTTGCTGGTTTATTGCTGACTGGCTCCATGCCTAGCCAAGCAGATCCAAACGATGACCAACTGCCTGACATTGGTACTACCGCAGGGAACACGCTCAGCATCAATCAAGAGCTGGCGATGGGTGATTTTTACGTACGCCAGCTCCGTGCCAGTACGCCGCTTATCAACGATCCCTTATTGATAGAATATATCAACGGATTGGGTATGCGTTTGGTGTCTCATGCCCATTCAGTACGCACGCCGTTTCACTTCTATTTAGTGCGCAATGACGAAATCAACGCCTTCGCCTTCTTCGGCGGCAACGTGGTTTTGCACTCCGCGCTATTCCGCTATACCGATAACGAAAGCCAGTTGGCTTCGGTTATGGCGCATGAAATCTCTCACGTAACACAGCGCCATTTAGCGCGTGCGATGGAAGAGCAACAGCGTACCCAGCCGCTAACATGGGTAGGCGCACTCGGCTCCATCTTGCTTGCGATGGCCAGTCCTCAGGCTGGCATGGCGGCCTTGAGCGGTACTTTAGCCGGTAGCCAGCAAAATATGATCAGCTTCACTCAGCAAAACGAGCAAGAAGCTGACCGCATCGGCCTTCAAGTTCTTCAACGTTCCGGTTTTGATCCTCAAGCAATGCCAAGTTTCCTGCAAAAGCTGTCGGATCAATCACGCTATTCATCGAAGCCCCCTGAAATTTTACTGACTCACCCCCTACCAGACAGCCGCCTGTCCGACACGCGCAACCGCGCAAACCAGATGCCGCCGCATCCCGTTCAGTCATCACAAGACTATTTACTCGCAAAAGTACGTGCGCTAGGTATGTACAGCGGCGGTCAGGATGGAAACACGTTCCTGACTGAAGATATCCTCAAGGCGATGGAAAACGGCAACGTACGTGAACAAACTGCCGCGCGCTATGGCCGAGCTATCTTGTTCAGCCAAGCCAATAAATATGATGACGCGCGCAAAATGCTACAACCGTTGCTCGAAAGTCAGCCAGACAATATCTGGTTTATCGACCTGATGACCGATATCGATTTAGAGCAGAAGAAAGCACCCTCAGCTATCGCTCGTTTGGAGTCAGCGCTGGCTAAAAACCGCAACGAACCCGTATTACAAATTAACTTGGCGAATGCCTACGTTGAAGGCAATCAGCCAGCCAAAGCGTCACGTATTCTTTATCGCTATACCTTTGATCATCCAAACGATCCTAACGGTTGGGATATTCTCGCTCAGGCCAGCGCCGCACAGGGGATCCGTGATGAAGAGCTTTCCGCCCGCGCAGAGAGTTTGGCGCTGGTAGGACAATTGGATCAGGCGATTGGCTTACTCAGCAACGCCAGTGCCCTGATGCCGGTTGGCAGCCTTAAACAGGCGCGCTACGACGCGCGTATCGATCAACTACGCCAGCTACAACAAAGCTTCAAGCAGTATCAACGCGGAGGCCGCTAA
- the maeB gene encoding NADP-dependent oxaloacetate-decarboxylating malate dehydrogenase: MDEQLKQSALDFHEFPIPGKIQVVPTKPLATQRDLALAYSPGVAAPCLEIAADPLAAYKYTARGNLVAVISNGTAVLGLGNIGALAGKPVMEGKGVLFKKFAGIDVFDIEVDELDPDKLIDVVAALEPTFGGINLEDIKAPECFYIEKKLRERMKIPVFHDDQHGTAIICTAAVLNGLRVVKKQISDVRLVVSGAGASAIACLNLLVALGLKRENITACDSKGVIYQGREENMAESKQAYAIKDNGWRSLADAIPNADIFLGCSGPGVMTQDMVKTMARDPLILALANPEPEILPPLAKAVRPDAIICTGRSDFPNQVNNVLCFPFIFRGALDVGATTINEEMKLACVHAIADLALAEQSDVVASAYGDQDLSFGPEYIIPKPFDPRLIVKIAPAVAKAAMDSGVATRPIEDFDAYIEHLTEFVYKTNLFMKPIFSQAKKEKKRVVLAEGEEERVLHATQELVTLGIASPILVGRPDVIEMRLKKLGLQIEAGKDFEIVNNESDPRFNEYWREYYEIMKRRGVSQEQARRAVIGNPTLIAAIMLQRGEADAMICGTIGNYHEHYEVVHNVFGFREGAHVAGAMNALLLPSGNTFIADTYVNDDPTAEQLAEITLMAAETVRRFGIEPKVALLSHSSFGASDCPAARKMRRTLELVNAAAPELEIDGEMHGDAALVESIRNDVMPDSPLKGAANILIMPNMEAARISYNLLRVSSSEGVTVGPVLMGVSKPVHILTSIASVRRIVNMVALSVVEAQTQPL; encoded by the coding sequence ATGGACGAACAATTAAAACAAAGTGCGCTTGATTTCCACGAGTTCCCAATTCCAGGCAAAATTCAGGTCGTTCCGACGAAGCCCCTCGCTACTCAGCGTGATTTGGCTTTAGCCTACTCCCCAGGTGTAGCGGCCCCCTGTTTGGAGATCGCCGCCGATCCGCTTGCTGCCTATAAATACACCGCGCGTGGAAACTTAGTGGCCGTTATCTCTAACGGTACGGCGGTGCTTGGTTTGGGTAACATCGGTGCCTTGGCGGGTAAGCCCGTGATGGAAGGCAAAGGCGTTTTGTTTAAAAAGTTTGCGGGTATCGATGTGTTCGATATCGAAGTTGATGAGCTCGACCCTGATAAACTGATCGACGTGGTCGCCGCGCTGGAGCCTACTTTTGGTGGTATTAACCTTGAAGATATCAAAGCGCCCGAGTGTTTCTACATTGAGAAGAAACTGCGCGAGCGCATGAAGATCCCGGTCTTCCATGACGATCAGCACGGAACCGCCATTATCTGTACCGCCGCCGTGCTTAACGGTTTGCGAGTGGTGAAAAAACAGATTAGCGATGTGCGCCTTGTGGTTTCTGGCGCGGGCGCGTCGGCCATTGCCTGTTTAAATCTGCTGGTGGCATTAGGGCTGAAGCGTGAAAATATCACGGCCTGTGACTCTAAAGGCGTGATTTATCAAGGTCGCGAAGAGAATATGGCCGAAAGCAAACAGGCCTATGCGATCAAAGATAACGGCTGGCGCTCGCTTGCTGATGCGATCCCTAATGCGGATATTTTCCTCGGCTGCTCGGGGCCAGGCGTAATGACGCAAGACATGGTGAAAACCATGGCACGAGATCCGCTGATTTTAGCGTTGGCTAACCCTGAGCCAGAAATTTTACCTCCGCTGGCTAAGGCTGTTCGCCCCGATGCGATCATCTGTACGGGACGCTCCGACTTCCCAAATCAGGTTAACAACGTTCTGTGCTTCCCGTTCATTTTCCGTGGTGCACTCGACGTTGGCGCAACCACCATTAACGAAGAGATGAAGCTGGCCTGCGTGCATGCGATTGCTGATTTAGCATTGGCAGAGCAGAGCGACGTTGTGGCTTCCGCCTATGGCGATCAGGATCTCTCGTTTGGCCCAGAATACATTATTCCAAAACCTTTCGATCCTCGCCTGATTGTGAAAATCGCCCCAGCCGTGGCTAAAGCAGCGATGGATTCTGGCGTAGCGACGCGGCCAATCGAAGATTTTGATGCTTACATCGAGCATCTGACCGAGTTCGTTTATAAAACCAACCTGTTTATGAAGCCAATTTTCTCTCAGGCGAAGAAAGAGAAAAAACGCGTGGTGCTGGCGGAAGGTGAAGAAGAGCGCGTGTTACATGCGACCCAAGAGCTGGTTACGCTGGGTATTGCTTCACCGATTCTGGTTGGTCGTCCTGACGTTATCGAAATGCGGCTGAAAAAGCTTGGCCTGCAAATTGAAGCGGGTAAAGATTTTGAGATCGTAAATAACGAATCCGACCCGCGCTTCAACGAATACTGGCGTGAATACTACGAGATCATGAAGCGTCGCGGTGTTTCCCAAGAGCAGGCGCGTCGTGCGGTGATTGGTAATCCGACTCTGATTGCGGCCATCATGCTGCAACGCGGTGAGGCCGACGCCATGATTTGCGGCACTATCGGTAATTACCACGAGCATTATGAAGTGGTGCACAACGTGTTTGGTTTCCGTGAAGGGGCGCACGTGGCGGGTGCCATGAACGCGTTGTTGCTACCAAGCGGCAACACCTTCATTGCCGATACCTACGTCAACGACGATCCTACCGCTGAACAGCTGGCTGAAATTACGCTGATGGCGGCGGAGACGGTGCGCCGCTTTGGTATTGAGCCGAAAGTTGCGTTGTTATCTCATTCTAGCTTTGGGGCATCAGACTGTCCTGCCGCGCGTAAAATGCGTCGTACGCTAGAATTAGTGAATGCCGCAGCGCCTGAGCTTGAGATCGACGGCGAAATGCACGGTGATGCCGCGCTGGTCGAAAGTATTCGTAATGATGTCATGCCAGACAGCCCGCTGAAGGGCGCGGCAAACATTTTGATCATGCCGAACATGGAGGCTGCACGTATCAGCTATAACCTGTTGCGCGTTTCTTCTTCTGAGGGGGTGACCGTTGGGCCGGTATTAATGGGCGTCAGCAAACCCGTGCATATTTTGACCTCAATTGCCTCTGTGCGTCGCATCGTTAATATGGTGGCGTTATCCGTGGTAGAAGCACAAACGCAACCGCTGTAA
- the bcp gene encoding thioredoxin-dependent thiol peroxidase: MSPLKAGSIAPKFTLLDQDGEQISLADFQGQKVLVYFYPKAMTPGCTVQACGLRDNMDELKKLGVEVLGISTDKPEKLSRFVEKEVLNFTLLSDEDHKVCEEFGVWGEKSFMGKTYDGIHRISFLIDEEGKVQHVFDDFKTSNHHDIVLDYVKNNG, translated from the coding sequence ATGAGCCCATTGAAAGCCGGTAGCATCGCTCCTAAATTTACCCTGTTAGATCAAGATGGTGAGCAAATCAGCTTGGCCGACTTCCAAGGTCAGAAAGTTTTAGTCTATTTCTATCCAAAAGCCATGACTCCAGGCTGTACCGTTCAAGCCTGTGGACTGCGCGACAACATGGATGAATTGAAAAAACTGGGCGTAGAAGTGCTTGGTATCAGCACGGATAAACCCGAAAAACTTTCCCGCTTTGTAGAAAAAGAAGTCCTTAATTTCACCTTGCTATCTGATGAAGATCACAAAGTGTGCGAAGAGTTTGGCGTGTGGGGTGAAAAATCCTTCATGGGTAAAACCTACGACGGCATCCATCGCATCAGCTTCCTGATTGACGAAGAAGGCAAAGTTCAGCACGTATTCGACGATTTCAAAACCAGCAATCACCACGATATCGTTTTGGACTACGTCAAAAACAACGGGTAA
- a CDS encoding GNAT family N-acetyltransferase, whose product MEQPVLKGKRVELHPMQVEHRQPIIDAASDGQLWEMTLTVIPSPQSIDKYLTHAFEQRENGSQMPFVIVDADSRKVVGCTRFWKIDSANRKLEIGHTWLSHSFQRSGINTEAKYLLLSYAFEVMNCVRVQFTTDENNARSRAAILRIGAQQEGIIRHERIMPDGRKRNSVRFSIIDDEWETVKAGLEGKMLN is encoded by the coding sequence ATGGAACAGCCCGTCTTAAAAGGCAAACGTGTAGAGCTTCACCCGATGCAGGTTGAACATCGCCAGCCAATTATCGATGCCGCCTCAGACGGGCAGCTGTGGGAAATGACGCTAACGGTCATTCCAAGCCCGCAGTCCATTGATAAATATCTCACACACGCTTTCGAGCAGCGCGAAAACGGCAGTCAAATGCCGTTTGTTATCGTCGATGCCGACAGTCGCAAAGTGGTCGGCTGCACCCGTTTTTGGAAAATTGATTCCGCCAACCGGAAACTCGAAATTGGTCATACGTGGCTGAGCCACTCCTTCCAACGTTCTGGCATCAATACCGAAGCCAAATACCTGCTGCTTAGCTATGCGTTTGAAGTGATGAACTGCGTTCGCGTACAGTTCACCACCGATGAAAACAACGCACGCTCCCGCGCGGCTATTTTACGCATTGGCGCTCAGCAAGAAGGCATTATCCGCCACGAACGGATCATGCCCGATGGACGAAAACGCAACTCGGTGCGGTTTAGTATTATTGATGATGAATGGGAAACGGTAAAAGCTGGGCTAGAAGGCAAAATGCTGAATTAG